Proteins encoded in a region of the Candidatus Bathyarchaeota archaeon genome:
- a CDS encoding AAA family ATPase — MQLRHRVGLVYLPGALPCFEDFGNLPTDLVRADGLVDGKPASEVLDLLIIPGGSLVESQSVNDKVSREIIRMADSGKFVLGICSGFQILAKETDVGRLSTIPITRQGLGLLSAEFKPLICTDRVQATIVDRSFLTQEVGKEVSGFHCHTYGKIILHKEAKPILVTHAQHIDYKKNPQDLISGVANKQGNVVGIFIHALLDENPIIIQSITKSLDINQDELQTIRQANAKLLEQIKSEIGVATNIHQQTTISQKEPRLLLVTANGSGSGKTFVVTGIAGALKKKGFKIGVIKVGGDIRDAVPSLYLIKEPIKEYSSIKVSGSGWMPVEQAIEQASRKYDFLLVEGAMSAFTGLLNEKYKRPMSTVEVAAALGASTVLVVGCDMEGIEGALINTLNHVSILKHLGVNVTGVILNKLYISYLTDEIKQTMQQAFKNAGVELLGMVPRLNLQSRGMIPEIEIRYDDFGAQAISAVESSIDLDLLVKIASPPMQVKVDYDLLTEKFKNLLTDYGLNASEGGKNQSCS, encoded by the coding sequence ATGCAATTACGACATAGAGTTGGCTTGGTTTATTTGCCTGGGGCTCTTCCATGTTTTGAGGATTTCGGAAATCTGCCAACCGACCTAGTTAGGGCTGATGGACTCGTCGATGGCAAGCCTGCTTCTGAAGTTTTGGATCTGCTGATAATTCCAGGCGGAAGTCTTGTTGAATCCCAGAGTGTAAACGATAAAGTTAGCCGTGAAATCATTAGGATGGCAGATTCGGGCAAGTTTGTGCTTGGCATCTGCTCAGGCTTTCAGATCCTAGCTAAAGAAACTGATGTCGGGCGCCTATCCACTATTCCAATTACTAGGCAAGGGCTTGGCTTGTTGAGCGCGGAGTTCAAGCCGTTGATATGCACAGACCGCGTGCAAGCCACCATAGTTGACAGAAGTTTCTTAACACAAGAAGTCGGTAAAGAAGTCTCGGGCTTTCATTGTCACACCTACGGAAAAATTATCCTGCATAAAGAAGCTAAACCCATCTTAGTTACTCACGCCCAACATATTGATTACAAGAAAAACCCCCAAGATCTAATTTCAGGTGTCGCTAACAAACAAGGCAACGTAGTCGGTATATTTATCCATGCGCTCTTAGACGAGAACCCAATCATCATACAAAGCATCACAAAGTCACTTGACATAAACCAAGACGAATTACAAACGATAAGGCAAGCTAACGCGAAACTCTTAGAACAAATCAAGAGCGAAATCGGAGTTGCAACTAACATTCACCAGCAAACAACCATTAGCCAAAAGGAGCCGCGGTTGCTTCTGGTTACCGCGAACGGTAGCGGCTCAGGGAAAACCTTTGTTGTGACCGGCATAGCTGGCGCATTAAAGAAAAAAGGGTTCAAGATTGGTGTGATAAAGGTCGGAGGAGATATTCGTGACGCTGTGCCTTCCCTCTACCTAATCAAAGAGCCCATTAAAGAGTATTCTTCAATTAAAGTTAGCGGAAGTGGATGGATGCCAGTCGAGCAAGCTATAGAGCAGGCGAGCAGAAAGTACGATTTCTTGCTTGTTGAAGGAGCCATGAGCGCTTTCACTGGGTTGCTCAATGAAAAATATAAACGGCCAATGTCCACTGTTGAGGTTGCCGCGGCTTTGGGCGCATCAACCGTTCTTGTGGTGGGTTGTGATATGGAAGGCATCGAGGGCGCACTTATTAATACCCTAAATCACGTGAGCATCCTAAAACATTTAGGCGTAAACGTAACAGGCGTCATCCTAAACAAGCTATACATCAGCTACTTAACAGACGAAATAAAACAAACCATGCAACAAGCATTCAAGAATGCAGGCGTTGAATTGTTAGGGATGGTGCCGCGTTTGAATTTGCAATCCAGAGGCATGATTCCGGAAATTGAAATTCGATATGACGATTTTGGCGCTCAAGCCATTAGCGCTGTTGAAAGTAGCATTGATTTGGATTTGCTTGTGAAGATTGCCTCACCACCGATGCAGGTTAAAGTTGACTACGACTTGCTTACGGAAAAATTCAAAAATCTACTAACCGACTATGGGCTTAACGCTTCTGAAGGTGGTAAAAACCAAAGTTGCTCATAG
- the hemB gene encoding porphobilinogen synthase — MSFPTVRMRRLRKTKAIRDMLNQVSIQPSNLIHPIFVDENIKKSVPIESMPGYSRLPIAQVANEGKHALEQGIKGVILFGVPAKKDEVGTSAFAKDGVIQKVARELKKALGDELVVIGDVCLCEYMSHGHCGLIKDGEALNDQTLDVLGKVAVSQAEAGVDIVAPSAMMDGQVGAIREALDDAGFEQVAIMAYSAKYASGFYGPFREAAESTPQFGNRRSYQMSQSSQKEALREIELDISEGADMVMVKPALAYLDIIALAKANFNVPVVAYNVSGEYAMVKAAAQNGWIDEKTIIQEILSSIKRAGADLIITYHAKDVKSWLNQT, encoded by the coding sequence ATGAGTTTTCCAACTGTACGTATGAGAAGACTGCGCAAAACAAAAGCAATACGCGACATGCTAAACCAAGTGTCCATACAACCAAGCAACCTAATCCACCCTATCTTTGTGGACGAAAACATCAAAAAATCCGTACCTATCGAATCCATGCCTGGCTACAGTCGCCTGCCAATTGCACAAGTGGCCAATGAGGGGAAGCATGCGCTTGAACAGGGAATAAAAGGAGTCATTCTCTTCGGAGTACCAGCTAAAAAGGACGAAGTTGGCACCAGCGCGTTTGCCAAAGACGGCGTCATCCAAAAAGTTGCGCGCGAATTGAAAAAAGCCCTTGGAGATGAGCTTGTGGTTATAGGGGATGTTTGCCTGTGCGAGTACATGAGTCACGGACACTGTGGCTTAATCAAAGACGGCGAGGCCCTAAACGACCAGACTCTCGATGTGCTCGGTAAGGTTGCGGTTAGCCAAGCTGAGGCAGGTGTGGACATTGTTGCGCCTTCAGCTATGATGGATGGCCAAGTCGGCGCCATCCGCGAGGCGTTAGATGATGCAGGTTTTGAGCAAGTGGCGATTATGGCTTATTCTGCAAAGTACGCGTCTGGCTTTTATGGTCCGTTTAGAGAAGCAGCAGAGTCAACGCCCCAGTTTGGAAACCGCCGAAGCTATCAGATGAGCCAAAGTAGTCAAAAAGAGGCATTGCGAGAAATAGAGCTCGACATCAGTGAGGGTGCAGATATGGTTATGGTTAAGCCAGCTTTAGCTTACTTAGACATCATTGCTCTTGCGAAAGCGAACTTTAACGTGCCCGTGGTTGCCTACAACGTGAGTGGCGAATACGCGATGGTTAAAGCCGCCGCACAGAACGGCTGGATAGACGAGAAAACCATCATTCAAGAGATATTATCAAGCATAAAACGCGCAGGCGCAGACCTAATCATTACCTATCACGCTAAAGATGTTAAATCGTGGTTGAATCAGACTTGA
- the cobI gene encoding precorrin-2 C(20)-methyltransferase, with protein MAGTFIGIGVGPGDPELITLKAAKALKSADVICVPKSHACKPSMALSMIKQILNERKNPAEILELVFPMSKDELNNRRLWVENAATVASKAKKGDVAFITLGDPMLYSTFLYLYECVKETYPEIKLEIIPGVTSVTAAAASAQLPLAEKDEVVSIMPSDLRQAHIEETAKHADTLVFMKCAHRIRDLIPLLLKSGFTKNSTIALVKRCTLPEEKVLVGKLVDVDGWDIIEDYFSVAIIKKSPVPIHWKKNGNGDKK; from the coding sequence TTGGCTGGAACATTCATAGGTATCGGTGTTGGTCCTGGCGACCCTGAACTCATCACTTTAAAAGCAGCAAAAGCCCTCAAGTCAGCTGATGTTATCTGCGTGCCTAAATCTCATGCTTGCAAACCGAGCATGGCTCTTAGCATGATTAAACAAATCCTAAATGAGCGCAAGAACCCTGCGGAGATTCTTGAACTTGTCTTCCCCATGAGTAAAGATGAACTTAACAACCGCAGATTATGGGTAGAAAACGCAGCCACAGTAGCCTCAAAAGCAAAAAAAGGCGATGTCGCATTCATCACCTTAGGCGACCCCATGCTCTATAGCACGTTTCTTTACCTCTATGAATGCGTCAAAGAAACTTATCCGGAAATTAAGTTGGAAATCATACCTGGCGTTACTTCTGTGACTGCAGCGGCAGCCAGTGCCCAATTGCCTTTGGCTGAGAAAGATGAGGTAGTTTCAATTATGCCCTCTGACCTTCGCCAAGCGCATATAGAAGAAACGGCTAAACATGCCGATACATTGGTGTTCATGAAATGTGCACACCGTATCAGGGATTTAATCCCCCTTCTGTTGAAGTCAGGCTTTACCAAAAACTCAACAATTGCTTTGGTTAAGCGATGCACATTGCCCGAAGAAAAAGTTCTCGTTGGCAAATTAGTCGATGTGGATGGTTGGGACATAATTGAGGACTACTTCTCAGTAGCCATCATCAAGAAAAGTCCAGTGCCAATTCACTGGAAAAAAAACGGAAACGGTGACAAAAAATGA
- the cfbA gene encoding sirohydrochlorin nickelochelatase: MPSLASEKVGLILIGHGSKMPHNRENLEKLADILRQRSKFTIIQIAFMIRDTPTIAQAIDSIAQSGVSKIVLVPAFLAPGVHTTQEIPELIDVKEKEPLLKERGIKLVYGEPLGSDERIAEILEEKALKALGQEVKKDGEILDAYSVAESGKIVNKSMKLIREAIADELAKASKEQVPIIERVVHTTADPEFAKLLAISNDAVNAGISAIKAGAKVVTDVKMIRSGINETRLKRFGGKITTYINDQRVMELAKKESLTRAAAAMRLAIKDGLDGAIVLIGNAPTAAFELAEQIQKGLVKPALIVAVPVGFVGAAESKEAVAKLPVPYIITKGPKGGSPIAVAIFNALLSMAEGRAYG, encoded by the coding sequence TTGCCGAGCTTAGCATCGGAAAAGGTCGGTTTAATCTTAATCGGGCATGGAAGTAAAATGCCGCATAACCGAGAGAACCTCGAAAAATTAGCCGATATTTTGCGTCAGCGCTCTAAATTCACGATTATACAGATTGCTTTCATGATTAGAGATACACCAACTATTGCACAAGCCATCGACTCAATTGCACAAAGCGGCGTTTCAAAAATTGTTCTTGTTCCAGCTTTCCTTGCTCCTGGTGTTCACACTACACAGGAGATTCCTGAGTTAATTGATGTTAAAGAGAAAGAGCCTTTGCTAAAGGAGCGCGGAATCAAATTGGTTTATGGCGAACCGCTGGGGAGCGATGAACGCATAGCAGAAATCCTCGAAGAGAAGGCTCTGAAAGCTTTGGGGCAAGAAGTCAAAAAAGATGGCGAAATCCTTGATGCTTATTCCGTTGCTGAGTCAGGCAAAATTGTTAACAAAAGCATGAAACTTATCCGTGAAGCCATTGCAGATGAACTGGCAAAAGCGTCAAAAGAGCAAGTCCCAATTATCGAGAGAGTTGTTCACACGACTGCTGACCCTGAATTCGCCAAACTGCTAGCCATAAGCAATGACGCCGTGAATGCAGGCATCTCTGCGATTAAGGCGGGCGCCAAAGTGGTAACTGACGTGAAGATGATTCGGTCAGGCATCAATGAAACGCGCCTCAAGAGGTTCGGTGGCAAAATTACCACGTACATCAACGACCAACGCGTAATGGAATTGGCGAAAAAAGAATCCTTAACACGCGCGGCTGCGGCGATGCGTTTAGCTATAAAGGACGGGTTAGACGGCGCTATTGTACTCATTGGGAACGCCCCCACTGCAGCCTTTGAGTTAGCAGAGCAAATTCAAAAGGGACTGGTTAAACCTGCGTTGATTGTTGCTGTGCCTGTCGGTTTTGTGGGCGCAGCTGAATCCAAAGAGGCGGTTGCAAAACTACCTGTACCATACATAATTACTAAGGGTCCAAAGGGCGGTAGCCCAATCGCTGTTGCCATTTTCAACGCTTTGCTCTCCATGGCGGAGGGCAGGGCTTACGGTTAG
- the cbiT gene encoding precorrin-6Y C5,15-methyltransferase (decarboxylating) subunit CbiT, whose amino-acid sequence MAKKWVYKTPGIPDDSFNQSEGVPGPTKEEIRVVTISKARLREGDVVIDVGCGTGGLTVEAALQVSPKGKVYAIDEYETAIKLTMSNAEKFGVEKNVMVVRGRAPDALQNLPRADAIIIGGSSSLREVLRTSKDKLKSNGRVVVNAILLETATTAIGELKRLGFADIDVTQLFVAKGKQVTSGTMMIARNPITIISATKPSEEDN is encoded by the coding sequence ATGGCTAAAAAGTGGGTTTACAAGACACCTGGAATCCCAGACGATAGTTTCAATCAAAGCGAGGGAGTTCCAGGACCGACTAAAGAGGAAATCAGAGTTGTCACCATATCTAAAGCACGGTTGCGAGAAGGCGACGTTGTCATTGATGTTGGTTGTGGCACGGGCGGCTTGACGGTTGAAGCCGCATTGCAGGTTTCTCCAAAAGGCAAAGTCTACGCCATCGATGAATATGAGACGGCAATTAAGTTAACTATGAGTAACGCGGAGAAGTTTGGCGTTGAAAAAAACGTTATGGTTGTACGCGGTAGAGCGCCAGATGCCTTGCAAAATCTCCCTCGTGCTGATGCCATTATAATCGGCGGGAGTTCCTCTTTACGGGAAGTACTACGTACATCCAAAGACAAACTCAAATCCAATGGCAGAGTAGTTGTTAACGCAATCCTTTTGGAAACCGCAACAACCGCAATAGGTGAGCTAAAAAGGTTGGGTTTTGCAGATATCGATGTCACGCAACTTTTTGTTGCTAAAGGCAAACAAGTGACCAGTGGCACTATGATGATTGCGAGAAACCCCATCACAATCATCTCAGCGACAAAACCGTCGGAGGAGGACAACTGA
- the cbiE gene encoding precorrin-6y C5,15-methyltransferase (decarboxylating) subunit CbiE — translation MAKLNIVGAGPGSPDYVTPVARKAVQTADVVCGAQRNLNLFRMDIKGKPVVLTAKNMDKELKSAVELAKKGKNVVLVCTGDPGFSGLLKSVLDRDLIKADEINVVAGVSSLQVCAARLGMCWDNVRLFSFHEGAPAEKKEELALTVKAGVTVMLLPEPKAFSPKEIAEYLISEGIDKKTKVWLCENLTLTNEHISMGTLDSLGTKSESLTIMVIKPNSKEKS, via the coding sequence TTGGCTAAACTTAACATAGTTGGCGCTGGACCAGGTTCGCCAGATTACGTTACGCCAGTGGCAAGAAAAGCCGTGCAAACCGCCGACGTCGTTTGTGGCGCTCAAAGGAACCTAAACCTTTTTCGCATGGATATTAAAGGCAAACCTGTAGTTTTGACAGCTAAAAATATGGACAAAGAATTAAAATCAGCTGTCGAATTAGCTAAAAAAGGCAAAAATGTGGTCTTGGTGTGCACTGGTGACCCGGGCTTTTCGGGCTTACTCAAATCAGTTCTTGACAGGGACTTAATTAAAGCTGATGAAATAAACGTTGTTGCAGGTGTGAGTTCGCTGCAAGTGTGCGCTGCCCGTTTGGGAATGTGTTGGGATAACGTACGCTTGTTTAGTTTCCATGAAGGCGCACCAGCCGAGAAAAAAGAGGAGTTGGCACTAACGGTTAAGGCTGGAGTAACCGTTATGTTGCTGCCTGAACCAAAGGCGTTTTCTCCAAAAGAAATAGCCGAGTACTTAATCAGTGAAGGAATAGATAAAAAAACCAAAGTGTGGCTATGCGAGAATTTAACGCTCACCAACGAACACATTTCCATGGGAACATTGGATTCTTTAGGCACTAAATCAGAGTCTTTGACTATAATGGTCATCAAACCAAACAGCAAAGAAAAAAGTTGA
- the hemL gene encoding glutamate-1-semialdehyde 2,1-aminomutase has protein sequence MVESDLKESKSQALFERAKNILPGGVNSPVRAFEPYPFFVEYAQGAKMYDADGKAYVDYCMAYGALLFGHAYPEIMEAVKSQLAKGSLYGAPTEREVEFAELIQKASPCMEMLRLVSSGTEATMHAVRTARGYTGRKKIVKFEGCFHGAHDNVLVKAGSGATTFGTPTSLGVPEDTTKNTLVLPYNDVEAIEATFKREGNEIAALIIEPVMGNAGLILPKGNYLNSVRKFTSDYGIVLIFDEIITGFRLAFGGAQEYFNVKPDMATLGKVLGGGFPLAAFGGKKEIMQNVSPVGKVYQAGTFSGNPVSATAGFTSLKILSKKKSEIYPKLERNCQELKKALIDLSAGHKLAAQVYSIASMFQIFFSKEPVTDYVSAKKSDTQTFTTYFQELLRQGVFIPPAQFETCFVSAAHSQEEIKHTINAFDIALKAASKKR, from the coding sequence GTGGTTGAATCAGACTTGAAAGAAAGCAAATCACAAGCTCTCTTTGAAAGGGCAAAAAATATTCTGCCGGGCGGTGTAAACAGTCCTGTTAGAGCTTTTGAGCCTTACCCCTTCTTTGTTGAGTACGCTCAAGGAGCAAAAATGTACGATGCTGACGGCAAAGCATACGTTGATTACTGCATGGCTTATGGGGCTTTGCTTTTTGGGCACGCTTACCCAGAAATCATGGAAGCAGTAAAAAGCCAACTCGCCAAAGGCTCACTTTACGGAGCTCCCACAGAACGCGAGGTTGAATTTGCCGAATTAATCCAGAAAGCTTCACCCTGTATGGAGATGCTTCGGCTTGTTAGCTCTGGCACTGAAGCTACAATGCATGCTGTCCGAACCGCTAGAGGTTACACGGGTCGAAAAAAAATCGTGAAGTTTGAGGGATGCTTCCATGGCGCCCACGATAACGTGCTCGTGAAGGCGGGTTCGGGTGCTACAACTTTTGGCACGCCCACATCGCTGGGTGTCCCCGAGGACACAACCAAGAACACACTCGTATTACCTTACAACGATGTTGAAGCCATAGAAGCCACGTTTAAGCGTGAAGGCAACGAAATTGCAGCACTCATCATTGAGCCTGTTATGGGCAACGCTGGCTTGATTCTTCCCAAGGGCAACTATTTAAATTCCGTAAGGAAATTTACAAGCGATTACGGCATAGTTCTGATTTTTGACGAAATAATTACTGGCTTCCGTTTGGCTTTTGGCGGCGCACAAGAATACTTTAACGTGAAACCTGACATGGCAACGCTTGGCAAGGTGCTCGGCGGCGGCTTTCCGCTGGCAGCCTTTGGCGGCAAGAAGGAAATTATGCAGAATGTTTCGCCAGTCGGTAAAGTGTATCAGGCGGGCACGTTTAGCGGCAACCCAGTTTCAGCAACCGCTGGCTTCACCAGCCTCAAAATCCTAAGCAAAAAGAAAAGTGAAATTTACCCTAAACTGGAGAGAAACTGCCAAGAACTAAAAAAAGCCTTAATTGACCTGTCCGCAGGGCACAAGCTTGCAGCGCAAGTTTACAGCATCGCATCCATGTTCCAGATATTCTTCAGCAAAGAGCCGGTTACTGACTATGTAAGTGCCAAAAAATCTGACACACAAACGTTTACTACGTACTTCCAAGAGCTGTTGCGGCAGGGCGTGTTTATCCCACCAGCACAATTCGAAACATGCTTTGTTTCCGCCGCACATTCACAAGAAGAAATAAAACACACGATAAACGCTTTTGATATAGCCCTCAAAGCGGCGTCAAAGAAGAGGTAA
- the hemA gene encoding glutamyl-tRNA reductase: protein MCASVKTDHVINVRITHKTARVPLIEAVAFSDKEKALFELCSFENVEECLVLQTCNRIELYVVSEVPSETAVLIKDFLAKRAMSSVEEAQKAIETSLDNDAFGHLLRVTSGLESMVIGEDQVLNQVWDAYLEAEKAKTAGPILKLLFNRAVSVGKRVRNETGINKGAVSIGSAAVELAVDLLGNLEDKKILVMGAGEIGTLVAKALARRCLSPIFIANRTYDRAAKLADELSGKAVKFDQFNEVLVNADVVICSTSAPHYLLTKNMLSPLMVNRTNKNGIIIIDISNPRNVEKSVEEIHGVQLYNIDDLQLIAEKNKQSRKKKIEKALKIIEEELVTLNADMKSLSVRLIVSSLLSHAEKVRKKELATALGMLGEVDDREKKILDDLTFILLKQTFIPIVENLRLAAKNGDKEIIDVASKLFDKLEDQSCRA, encoded by the coding sequence ATGTGCGCCTCAGTAAAAACGGACCACGTTATCAATGTTAGAATTACGCATAAGACGGCGCGTGTGCCGTTGATAGAGGCTGTGGCGTTTAGTGATAAGGAAAAGGCGCTCTTTGAGCTTTGTTCTTTTGAGAATGTTGAAGAGTGTCTGGTTTTGCAGACTTGTAATCGTATTGAACTTTATGTTGTAAGTGAAGTGCCGTCTGAAACAGCTGTCTTGATTAAGGATTTTTTAGCTAAAAGAGCCATGTCCAGCGTTGAGGAAGCCCAGAAAGCCATAGAAACGTCTCTGGATAACGATGCCTTTGGTCACCTGTTGAGAGTTACTTCAGGTTTGGAATCCATGGTTATCGGGGAAGACCAAGTTCTCAACCAAGTCTGGGATGCCTACTTAGAAGCTGAAAAAGCCAAAACTGCTGGACCAATCCTTAAACTTCTCTTTAACCGCGCCGTGAGTGTTGGCAAGCGTGTGAGAAACGAGACGGGTATCAATAAAGGTGCTGTTTCTATCGGTTCTGCGGCGGTCGAGTTAGCCGTGGATTTGCTGGGCAATCTTGAGGATAAGAAAATTCTGGTTATGGGTGCGGGCGAGATTGGCACCCTGGTCGCTAAAGCCTTAGCGAGACGCTGCCTTAGCCCGATTTTCATAGCTAACAGAACTTACGACCGAGCGGCAAAGTTAGCCGACGAGCTTTCAGGCAAAGCGGTGAAGTTTGACCAGTTTAACGAAGTCTTAGTTAACGCTGATGTAGTGATCTGTTCAACTTCGGCGCCGCACTACCTCTTAACAAAAAACATGCTTTCCCCATTAATGGTAAATCGGACAAACAAGAATGGCATAATAATTATAGATATTTCCAATCCACGCAACGTAGAAAAATCCGTTGAAGAAATTCACGGCGTACAACTTTACAATATTGATGACCTACAATTAATCGCTGAAAAAAACAAGCAAAGCAGAAAGAAAAAAATCGAGAAAGCTCTCAAAATCATAGAGGAAGAACTTGTTACTCTTAATGCTGACATGAAAAGCCTCTCGGTTCGCTTAATTGTTTCGTCCTTGCTTTCTCATGCTGAAAAAGTCAGAAAGAAAGAGCTCGCCACCGCTCTGGGCATGTTAGGAGAAGTTGACGATAGAGAGAAAAAGATTTTGGATGACTTAACGTTTATTTTACTTAAGCAAACGTTTATTCCTATTGTGGAGAATTTGAGGTTAGCCGCCAAGAATGGTGATAAAGAAATTATCGATGTAGCCAGTAAATTGTTTGATAAGTTGGAGGACCAAAGTTGCCGAGCTTAG
- the cbiD gene encoding cobalt-precorrin-5B (C(1))-methyltransferase CbiD, with the protein MAKFLKYGISTGATAAAAAKAALTAIIKEPVDRVVIPTPIGLRFEIPVKSSRKLADDLAEAVVVKDAGDDIDVTDQMEIIATVKLTSDGKITVKSGKGIGKVTKAGLQVPIGEGAINPVPKTMIIQAVKEALPSGRGSEVTISAPEGEIIAKKTTNAKLGITGGVSILGTTGVVKPLSLEACRRSLVPQIDVALAKGYKRVFFVPGNIGERIAKQQYNAPEDAIVQTGDFVGYMLDKAVEKGVKEIILLGHSGKLVKLAANIFNTHHKVGDARNEVIASYAGAAGADTATISALLVANTSDEASEILQKAGLLEATYDRIAKRVHQRVSDRVQDKIKINVIIISMDGKVLGMDENARSNKPWLNLT; encoded by the coding sequence ATGGCGAAGTTTCTAAAATACGGCATAAGCACGGGCGCAACTGCGGCAGCGGCAGCCAAAGCCGCATTAACAGCCATAATCAAGGAGCCGGTTGACCGAGTGGTTATTCCAACCCCCATCGGATTGCGGTTTGAGATACCCGTAAAATCTAGCCGAAAACTCGCTGATGATTTGGCAGAGGCAGTTGTCGTTAAGGATGCCGGCGATGACATTGACGTTACAGACCAGATGGAAATAATTGCTACTGTAAAATTAACAAGTGACGGCAAAATCACAGTGAAAAGCGGCAAAGGCATCGGCAAAGTCACTAAGGCAGGTCTGCAGGTTCCAATAGGTGAAGGCGCAATCAACCCAGTGCCCAAGACCATGATTATTCAAGCTGTCAAAGAAGCCTTGCCCTCTGGCAGGGGCTCCGAAGTCACGATTAGTGCGCCTGAAGGAGAAATAATCGCAAAGAAGACCACTAACGCTAAGCTGGGCATAACTGGCGGCGTCTCCATTTTAGGCACTACAGGTGTTGTTAAACCCTTGTCGCTTGAGGCATGCCGGCGTTCGCTGGTTCCCCAAATCGACGTTGCCCTAGCCAAAGGCTACAAACGCGTGTTCTTTGTGCCCGGAAACATCGGCGAGCGAATTGCTAAGCAACAGTACAATGCGCCTGAGGATGCCATTGTTCAAACGGGTGATTTCGTCGGTTACATGCTAGACAAAGCCGTTGAAAAAGGCGTCAAAGAAATCATTCTCCTGGGGCACTCAGGAAAGCTGGTGAAGTTGGCAGCGAACATCTTCAACACGCATCACAAGGTGGGTGATGCACGAAACGAGGTCATCGCCTCTTACGCTGGCGCCGCTGGAGCCGATACTGCAACCATCAGCGCATTGTTGGTTGCAAACACTTCTGATGAAGCCTCAGAAATACTGCAAAAGGCGGGTTTGCTAGAGGCTACGTATGACCGAATTGCCAAGCGGGTTCACCAGCGCGTAAGCGATAGAGTGCAAGATAAAATTAAGATAAACGTTATAATTATTTCAATGGATGGCAAAGTCCTTGGAATGGACGAAAACGCGAGGAGTAACAAACCTTGGCTAAACTTAACATAG
- a CDS encoding bifunctional precorrin-2 dehydrogenase/sirohydrochlorin ferrochelatase: MLIDLKLDGKTVMVIGGGSEAYRKTQSALDSGAKIWVISRDFSEDMQRLEAEGKVALLKTEIKDAKAFVDSLNPKPDILLATTDNSKLNLELIKTAKSYGCMVYSVDNPVLSDFILPAVAHISDVKVAISTGGRSPAMARVLRERIEKFITIQDLAEIDLQDELRRILKERFSDPKVRRNLLFEILNNEAIKDALVEGKFDVAQQLSMKIIERGEIKE, encoded by the coding sequence TTGCTCATAGACCTTAAGCTTGATGGTAAAACCGTTATGGTAATCGGTGGAGGCTCGGAGGCTTACCGCAAAACCCAGAGCGCTCTTGATTCAGGCGCAAAAATCTGGGTTATCAGCAGGGACTTTTCAGAAGATATGCAGAGGCTTGAGGCAGAAGGAAAGGTGGCCCTTCTAAAAACAGAAATCAAGGACGCTAAGGCTTTCGTTGACAGCTTAAACCCCAAGCCTGACATTCTCTTGGCAACCACTGACAACAGCAAACTTAACCTTGAACTGATTAAAACCGCAAAGTCTTATGGTTGCATGGTTTACTCAGTTGATAACCCTGTCCTTAGCGATTTCATTCTTCCCGCGGTGGCACATATTAGCGACGTAAAAGTTGCCATTTCCACGGGAGGCAGAAGCCCAGCCATGGCACGAGTGCTAAGGGAGCGGATTGAGAAGTTTATTACAATTCAGGATTTGGCCGAGATAGATCTCCAGGATGAGCTACGTCGTATACTCAAAGAGCGGTTCTCTGACCCGAAGGTTAGGCGTAACCTGTTATTCGAGATACTTAATAACGAAGCCATCAAAGACGCTTTAGTCGAAGGTAAATTTGACGTGGCACAGCAGTTATCCATGAAAATCATAGAAAGAGGAGAAATCAAGGAATGA